The proteins below come from a single Chryseobacterium bernardetii genomic window:
- a CDS encoding DUF4349 domain-containing protein has product MRTLFLPLLFFALVNCSKSNSDKNSANAAFTPIIAEDEATLNKVSLVNAKTDNTPSSGSNKMDSISRKIIKNGNMRIQVGEIKKAQTLVNEILKNNNAYIQKEEFRNTDVDENLDLTIRVPHKNFDKLINSFSDGVGSVLSKNISSDDVTEEYTDVSIKLANKKIYLEKYRDMLKSAATTKDMLEIQEKIRGLEDEIDIAEGRLRFIDDRVNYSTLDLSLYKEKVRSSATSKIGFGSRFVDSLTEGWNSFVAFLLGIISFWPFFLLIPAIVAIWRKWKRKSKNSRFSLYNYKTELQRGSVFILMGIFCRKIRINVF; this is encoded by the coding sequence ATGAGAACTTTATTTTTACCCTTACTTTTTTTCGCTCTTGTCAATTGTAGCAAGTCTAATAGTGATAAGAATTCTGCTAATGCTGCCTTTACTCCAATAATAGCAGAAGACGAAGCAACTCTGAACAAGGTCTCTTTAGTGAATGCTAAAACAGACAATACACCCTCTTCCGGATCTAACAAAATGGATAGTATATCCCGGAAAATCATCAAAAACGGGAATATGAGAATTCAAGTTGGTGAAATAAAAAAAGCGCAGACCCTCGTCAATGAAATTTTAAAAAATAACAATGCTTATATTCAAAAAGAGGAATTTCGAAATACAGATGTAGATGAAAATCTTGATTTAACCATCAGAGTACCTCATAAAAACTTCGATAAACTTATTAATTCATTTTCTGATGGTGTAGGTTCTGTATTGTCTAAAAATATTTCATCAGATGATGTTACAGAAGAATATACTGATGTATCCATAAAATTGGCTAACAAAAAAATTTATCTCGAAAAATACAGGGATATGCTTAAAAGTGCTGCCACCACAAAAGATATGCTGGAAATACAGGAAAAAATCCGCGGTCTGGAAGATGAAATTGATATAGCTGAGGGAAGACTACGCTTTATTGATGACCGTGTAAATTACAGCACTTTAGATCTAAGCTTATATAAAGAAAAAGTAAGAAGTTCCGCCACTTCAAAAATTGGTTTTGGAAGTCGCTTTGTAGACTCCCTTACAGAAGGCTGGAACAGTTTTGTAGCCTTTTTATTAGGAATTATTTCTTTCTGGCCTTTCTTTTTACTGATTCCTGCTATCGTTGCTATATGGAGAAAATGGAAAAGAAAAAGCAAAAACAGTAGGTTTTCCTTATACAATTACAAAACCGAACTTCAGAGAGGTTCGGTTTTTATTTTAATGGGCATATTTTGTAGGAAGATCCGGATAAACGTCTTTTAA
- a CDS encoding acyl-CoA thioesterase yields MIHTTHSIRVRYAETDPMKYVYYGNYAQYFEVGRVELFRSIGISYDEIENQGIWLPVSDYKIKYIRPALYDQKLEIHTYVKKIPGVRIEFEYEIYNEEHIKITEASTTLFFLDAQTNKIIKCPDFLMEMIEANWKETTE; encoded by the coding sequence ATGATACACACAACACACTCAATACGAGTACGTTACGCAGAAACAGACCCCATGAAATATGTATACTATGGTAACTACGCTCAATACTTTGAAGTAGGCAGAGTTGAACTCTTCAGAAGCATAGGAATTTCATACGATGAAATTGAAAACCAAGGAATTTGGCTACCTGTTTCAGACTATAAAATTAAGTATATCCGCCCGGCTTTATATGATCAAAAATTAGAAATCCATACCTATGTAAAAAAAATTCCTGGGGTAAGAATAGAATTTGAATATGAAATTTACAATGAAGAGCATATTAAAATTACTGAAGCATCTACTACCCTTTTCTTTTTAGATGCCCAAACAAATAAAATTATCAAATGTCCGGATTTTCTGATGGAAATGATTGAAGCTAACTGGAAAGAGACTACAGAGTAA
- a CDS encoding Mpo1 family 2-hydroxy fatty acid dioxygenase, with product MRKVDLLFAEYSKSHRNATNKFIHWFCVPLIFCSILGFISLIPSPHFCVAYFGCISIISLIAIALISLYYLRLSFLIGLIMIFIMLLAEHFIYLTNISMGKKSWLIYLSIFAITWIFQLIDHKIEGKKPSFLKDIQFLLIGPIWLLGFILKKTGIRY from the coding sequence ATGAGAAAGGTTGATTTATTATTTGCAGAATATAGTAAAAGCCATAGAAATGCGACCAACAAGTTCATTCATTGGTTTTGTGTACCTCTGATTTTTTGTTCTATTCTGGGGTTCATTTCCCTGATTCCTTCCCCTCACTTCTGTGTTGCCTATTTCGGATGCATCAGTATCATCAGTTTAATTGCAATTGCTCTTATCAGTTTATATTATTTACGGCTTTCTTTCCTCATTGGCCTTATTATGATCTTTATAATGCTTCTGGCTGAACATTTCATTTACCTTACCAATATTAGTATGGGCAAGAAGTCATGGCTCATTTATCTCAGTATTTTTGCCATTACATGGATTTTTCAATTGATAGACCATAAAATTGAAGGCAAAAAGCCCTCATTTCTGAAGGATATCCAGTTTCTTCTGATTGGCCCGATATGGCTGCTAGGCTTTATCCTGAAAAAAACCGGGATCAGATATTAA
- the dnaA gene encoding chromosomal replication initiator protein DnaA, producing MDDNLMMIWQKCLQFMRDNLNAAEDNSDLKKLEKSFDMLFDKVQPLSLVSNNLTLIVPSDFYKEYIEDNYLSLLSAALKKNVGKGVKLWYSVMENRPKGEEKPVTMNMKGQSVPTPKTQETMPQGFSANIVNPFVVPGIRKVNIDSNLKPDYSFDSYVEGESNKFAATVARSIAKRPGATAFNPLFLYGGYGVGKTHLGQAVGLEVKNQFPDKVVLYLSSEKFIQQFISAAKAHKQTEFANFYQMVDVLIIDDIQFLSGKSATQDSFFHIFDHLHQNGKQIILTSDKAPADIMDIQDRIVSRFKWGLSAEIKSPDLSTRRQIIEDKLSRDGIVLPGDMLDFLAVETKTNVRELIGVINSVIAYSTVYKRDLSLELLKETINRIAANQKKVINIPYIQEVVCDYFGIKKEQLLSKTRKREIALPRQLAMYFSKEFTNSTFTKIGEEMGGKDHSTVMYACDTIKDVSKIDKEIKKYVKDLTERIKQ from the coding sequence ATGGATGACAACTTAATGATGATATGGCAGAAGTGCCTTCAGTTTATGCGCGATAACTTGAACGCAGCTGAAGATAATTCTGACCTGAAAAAACTTGAAAAATCTTTCGATATGTTATTTGATAAGGTACAGCCACTTTCACTAGTGTCTAATAACCTTACACTTATCGTACCGAGTGATTTCTACAAGGAATATATTGAGGATAACTATTTGTCCTTACTTTCTGCTGCCCTGAAGAAAAATGTAGGAAAAGGAGTGAAATTATGGTATTCTGTAATGGAAAACAGACCGAAAGGTGAAGAAAAACCGGTTACCATGAACATGAAGGGACAAAGTGTTCCTACTCCAAAAACACAGGAAACAATGCCACAAGGATTCTCTGCTAATATTGTAAACCCTTTTGTGGTACCTGGAATCAGAAAAGTAAATATTGATTCTAATCTGAAACCAGACTATTCTTTTGACAGTTATGTAGAAGGGGAAAGCAACAAATTTGCTGCTACCGTAGCAAGATCTATTGCTAAAAGACCGGGAGCTACAGCATTCAACCCATTATTCTTATATGGAGGATATGGAGTTGGAAAAACCCACTTGGGCCAGGCCGTTGGTCTTGAAGTAAAGAATCAGTTTCCAGACAAAGTTGTTCTTTATCTATCTTCAGAAAAATTCATCCAGCAGTTTATCTCTGCTGCGAAAGCACATAAACAGACAGAGTTTGCCAACTTCTACCAAATGGTGGACGTATTGATTATTGATGATATTCAGTTCTTATCAGGAAAATCGGCAACTCAGGATAGCTTCTTCCATATTTTCGATCACCTGCATCAAAATGGAAAGCAGATCATCCTTACCTCTGATAAAGCTCCAGCAGATATCATGGATATTCAGGACAGAATTGTTTCCCGTTTCAAATGGGGGCTTTCTGCAGAGATCAAATCTCCGGATTTATCCACAAGAAGACAGATCATTGAAGACAAATTAAGCAGAGACGGAATTGTTCTTCCCGGAGATATGCTTGATTTCCTTGCTGTTGAAACAAAAACAAACGTAAGAGAATTAATTGGGGTTATTAACTCTGTAATTGCTTATTCTACAGTATATAAAAGAGATTTAAGTCTTGAATTATTGAAGGAAACCATCAACAGAATTGCAGCAAATCAAAAGAAAGTTATCAATATTCCTTATATTCAGGAAGTGGTATGCGATTACTTTGGAATCAAAAAAGAACAGCTTCTATCTAAAACAAGAAAAAGAGAAATCGCTTTACCAAGACAATTGGCCATGTATTTCTCAAAAGAGTTTACCAATTCCACATTCACTAAAATTGGTGAAGAAATGGGCGGAAAAGACCATTCTACAGTAATGTATGCCTGTGATACCATCAAGGATGTTTCCAAAATTGATAAAGAAATCAAGAAATATGTTAAAGACCTTACTGAAAGAATAAAGCAGTAA
- a CDS encoding low molecular weight protein-tyrosine-phosphatase yields the protein MRILMVCLGNICRSPLAEGIMKTKVPESFVVDSAGTISMHEGEHPDKRAIKTAAHHNIDISRQRSRPITRRDYETFDKIYCMDIDVMEDVISKAKNEEERQKISLFLEVLGDHKNAEVPDPYWGDMKDFENVFQLLDKGCDAISKQILIP from the coding sequence ATGAGAATCCTGATGGTTTGCCTTGGAAATATATGCAGAAGCCCTTTAGCAGAAGGAATTATGAAAACAAAAGTACCTGAAAGCTTTGTGGTAGATTCTGCTGGAACGATCTCTATGCATGAAGGTGAACATCCGGATAAAAGAGCCATTAAAACCGCTGCCCATCACAATATTGATATTTCCAGACAAAGATCAAGACCCATCACAAGAAGAGATTATGAAACTTTTGATAAGATTTACTGTATGGATATAGACGTAATGGAAGATGTTATTTCCAAAGCTAAAAATGAAGAAGAACGTCAGAAAATATCATTATTCCTGGAAGTCTTGGGAGATCATAAGAATGCTGAGGTTCCGGATCCTTATTGGGGAGACATGAAAGACTTCGAAAATGTTTTTCAGCTTTTGGATAAAGGGTGTGATGCCATCAGCAAACAAATCTTAATACCATAA
- a CDS encoding SAM-dependent methyltransferase → MLFLLPAYLSENTSITHFAPVIKEYIMQTDYFFVENEKTARKVVKFFAPEKKQADLKLFLLDKYTENADIKEAQQLMLKGQDFGLLSEAGLPCIADPGNLMVKWCHEKNIQVVPVSGPSSIILALISSGFNGQEFTFHGYLPIDKGEKKKQIQHLESLVQKTGYSQIFMETPYRNNQLIEDLTKFLSPNSKLCIAANINDPEHEFIRTKTIKDWQKQKPELHKVPAVFVLGK, encoded by the coding sequence ATGCTTTTTTTACTCCCTGCTTATTTATCAGAAAATACCTCTATTACTCATTTTGCACCTGTTATCAAAGAATATATTATGCAAACGGATTACTTCTTTGTAGAAAATGAGAAAACGGCCAGAAAAGTCGTTAAATTTTTTGCTCCCGAAAAAAAGCAGGCAGATCTGAAACTGTTTTTATTGGATAAGTATACGGAAAATGCAGATATTAAAGAAGCACAGCAGCTGATGTTGAAAGGTCAGGACTTTGGATTGCTTTCAGAGGCAGGATTGCCATGTATTGCAGATCCTGGAAACCTGATGGTAAAATGGTGCCATGAGAAAAACATCCAGGTAGTTCCTGTTTCAGGGCCTTCATCCATTATTCTGGCTTTAATATCCAGTGGATTCAACGGGCAGGAATTTACTTTCCATGGTTATCTTCCGATTGATAAAGGAGAGAAAAAGAAGCAGATTCAGCATTTGGAAAGTCTGGTTCAGAAAACCGGTTATTCCCAGATTTTTATGGAAACTCCTTACAGAAACAATCAGCTTATTGAAGATCTTACCAAGTTCTTATCTCCCAATTCGAAGCTTTGTATTGCTGCCAATATCAATGATCCCGAGCATGAATTTATCAGAACAAAGACCATAAAAGACTGGCAAAAACAAAAGCCAGAACTTCATAAAGTTCCGGCTGTATTTGTATTGGGAAAATAA
- a CDS encoding helix-turn-helix domain-containing protein yields the protein MSALEKFGVEIFTQKNIFERIAVDKPFRPDNPAFIFIKSGTIRLRQHFSDLEVSANMFMVTDPQTIYEVISVTDDFQSRMVSYKREFISALSLKFNRLITYRYFRQQMNKGVPFPENEMEVVWKSVNFLKYILDSETDMLYKKEMVEHLFSVFCYQMAGIISKEDTNSMNQMSRQEEIVFVFLTDLAEYHLTERTVEFYAERQSITTRHLSSVVKEVTGKSASQIIALIVMNEAKVLLNSSNKPVSEISSILGFSDQYAFSHFFKKHMEVSPRQYRHQFEN from the coding sequence ATGTCTGCCTTAGAAAAGTTCGGAGTTGAAATTTTTACGCAAAAAAACATTTTCGAGAGAATTGCTGTTGATAAGCCTTTCCGTCCCGATAATCCGGCTTTTATTTTCATTAAATCAGGAACTATAAGACTTCGCCAGCACTTTAGTGATCTGGAAGTTTCTGCCAATATGTTTATGGTAACCGATCCGCAAACCATTTATGAAGTGATATCGGTGACTGACGATTTTCAATCCAGAATGGTTTCTTATAAAAGAGAATTTATCTCAGCTTTATCTTTAAAATTCAACAGGCTGATTACGTATCGCTATTTCAGGCAGCAGATGAATAAGGGAGTTCCATTTCCTGAAAATGAAATGGAGGTGGTATGGAAAAGTGTCAATTTCCTAAAATACATTTTGGATTCTGAGACTGATATGCTCTACAAAAAAGAAATGGTGGAACATCTTTTCTCTGTTTTCTGCTACCAGATGGCCGGAATTATCTCGAAAGAAGATACTAATTCTATGAATCAGATGTCCAGGCAGGAAGAAATTGTCTTTGTTTTTCTTACAGACCTTGCCGAATATCATCTTACAGAAAGAACTGTTGAGTTTTATGCCGAAAGACAGTCTATTACAACCAGACATCTTTCATCTGTCGTTAAAGAAGTGACAGGAAAGTCTGCCAGCCAGATCATTGCTTTAATTGTGATGAATGAAGCCAAAGTACTCCTGAACTCTTCCAATAAACCTGTTTCAGAGATCTCGTCTATCCTTGGTTTTAGCGATCAGTATGCATTTTCTCACTTTTTTAAAAAGCATATGGAAGTGAGCCCCAGACAGTACAGACATCAGTTCGAAAACTAA
- a CDS encoding nuclear transport factor 2 family protein: MKRLLLLFVLSFNLSFAQAKDETEIRKVMNDFMESIKTRNETQYLSLFQEPVLWTGIYKDRTQAKRLEKNPKAEYYFADDYKAFIKGFKDDKSEEKFDNIKIVEDGAVASANFDYSFWYDGKMENWGKEIWTLMKINGIWKITSVTFSMDLAKYFPQPSLNERTKK, from the coding sequence ATGAAAAGACTGCTGTTATTATTTGTGCTAAGTTTCAATTTATCTTTTGCCCAAGCCAAAGATGAAACAGAAATCCGTAAAGTTATGAATGACTTTATGGAAAGTATTAAAACCCGGAATGAAACTCAATATCTGTCATTATTTCAGGAACCGGTACTCTGGACTGGGATTTACAAAGACAGAACGCAGGCCAAGCGTCTGGAGAAAAATCCCAAGGCTGAATATTATTTTGCTGATGATTACAAAGCTTTTATTAAAGGCTTTAAAGATGACAAGTCTGAAGAAAAATTTGACAATATTAAAATCGTTGAAGATGGAGCAGTAGCTTCCGCCAATTTCGACTACAGTTTTTGGTATGACGGTAAAATGGAAAACTGGGGAAAAGAAATATGGACGCTGATGAAGATTAACGGAATCTGGAAAATCACTTCTGTTACCTTTTCCATGGACCTTGCAAAATACTTCCCACAACCTTCACTAAACGAAAGAACTAAAAAATAA